A stretch of Rhododendron vialii isolate Sample 1 chromosome 4a, ASM3025357v1 DNA encodes these proteins:
- the LOC131321644 gene encoding long chain acyl-CoA synthetase 6, peroxisomal isoform X1, which produces MDTSAQRRLRAIQNHLTSTAAGNDERSLLRPNNTAGEFFSAEQGYSAVLPEKLQTGKWNVYRSAWSPLKLVSRFPDHPEIGTLHDNFVHSVETFRDYKYLGTRIRVDGSVGEYKWMTYGEAGTARSEIGSGLVYRGIPKATSVGLYFINRPEWVIVDHACSAYSYTSVPLYDTLGPDAVKYIVNHAVVQAIFCVPETLNILLSFLSEIPSVRLIVVVGGIDELLPSLPSTTGVEVLSYSKLLGEGRSNPQPFCPPKPDDVATICYTSGTTGTPKGAVLSHGNLIADVAGSSLAVKFHSSDIFISYLPLAHIYERANQVTCAHYGVAVGFYQGDNLKLMDDMATLRPTIFCSVPRLYNRIYSGIMNAVKTSGGLRERLFNAAYNAKKQAILNGKIPSPMWDRLVFNKIKGKLGGRVRLMASGASPLSPDVMDFLRVCFGCHVLEGYGMTETSCVITSMEEGDNLSGHVGSPNPACEVKLVDVPEMNYTSEDRPYPRGEICVRGPIVFRGYHKDEVQSREVVDEDGWLHTGDIGLWSAGGRLKIIDRKKNIFKLAQGEYIAPEKVENVYAKCKFGAQCFVYGDSFNSSLVAVVSVDPDVLKAWAANEGIKYNDLEELCSDPRTRAAVLADLDALGREAQLRGFEFAKAVTLVHEPFTMENGLLTPTFKIKRPQAKAYFAKAIADMYAELSTSDPSPQKLL; this is translated from the exons ATGGACACGTCAGCTCAACGCCGCCTCCGCGCCATTCAAAACCACCTCACCTCCACCGCCGCCGGCAACGACGAGCGGTCTCTTCTCCGACCGAACAACACCGCCGGCGAGTTCTTCTCCg CAGAGCAGGGGTATAGTGCAGTGCTTCCAGAGAAATTGCAGACTGGGAAGTGGAATGTGTACAG ATCTGCATGGTCTCCTTTGAAGCTTGTTAGCAGGTTTCCAGATCATCCTGAAATTGGTACCTTACATGACAATTTTGT GCATTCAGTTGAGACTTTTCGGGACTACAAATACTTGGGTACACGAATTCGGGTCGATGGTTCAGTTGGAGA GTACAAGTGGATGACATATGGAGAAGCAGGTACCGCTCGGTCAGAAATTGGTTCTGGTCTAGTATATCGGGGTATACCAAAGGCGA CTTCAGTTGGGCTGTATTTTATCAACAGACCAGAGTGGGTAATTGTTGATCATGCGTGTTCGGCTTATTCGTACACTTCGGTGCCTTTATATGACACTCTTG GTCCAGATGCTGTTAAGTACATTGTAAACCACGCTGTTGTGCAAGCCATATTTTGTGTTCCCGAGACATTGAACATT TTGTTGAGTTTCTTGTCTGAGATTCCGTCTGTACGTCTTATAGTG GTGGTTGGAGGGATCGATGAACTTCTGCCATCACTTCCGTCGACCACGGGAGTTGAAGTTCTTTCATATTCAAAGCTACTTGGTGAG GGCCGCAGTAACCCTCAGCCTTTTTGCCCTCCAAAGCCTGACGATGTTGCTACTATTTGCTATACAAGTGGAACAACTGGGACTCCAAAG GGAGCTGTATTGTCTCATGGAAACTTGATTGCGGATGTTGCTGGGTCAAGTCTTGCCGTCAAATTCCATTCTTCGGATAT TTTTATATCATATCTTCCTTTGGCTCACATATATGAGCGGGCTAACCAGGTCACCTGTGCGCATTATGGAGTTGCTGTTGGGTTCTACCAGGGA GACAACTTGAAACTAATGGATGATATGGCTACTTTAAGACCTACTATATTCTGCAGTGTTCCTCGGTTGTACAACAGAATATATTCTGG GATTATGAATGCTGTGAAGACATCTGGTGGTCTGCGAGAGAGGTTATTTAATGCTGCCTATAATGCTAAGAAGCAGGCTATATTGAACG GGAAGATTCCATCTCCCATGTGGGACAGGTTggtatttaataaaattaaggGAAAGCTTGGAGGAAGGGTTCGTTTAATGGCATCAGGCGCTTCACCCTTGTCTCCTGATGTAATGGACTTCCTGAGGGT GTGTTTTGGTTGTCATGTTCTGGAGGGATATGGTATGACTGAAACTTCATGTGTTATAACCTCTATGGAGGAGGGCGACAATCTTTCTGGCCATGTTGGCTCTCCTAATCCTGCTTGCG AAGTAAAGCTTGTAGATGTTCCAGAAATGAATTATACATCCGAGGATCGGCCCTATCCACGGGGTGAAATCTGTGTGCGAGGTCCCATCGTATTCCGTGGCTACCATAAAGATGAAGTGCAATC GAGAGAAGTAGTTGATGAAGATGGGTGGCTTCATACAGGGGACATAGGGTTGTGGTCAGCTGGAGGTCGCCTAAAGATAATTGATAG GAAGAAGAACATATTTAAGCTGGCACAGGGTGAGTACATAGCTCCTGAGAAAGTTGAGAACGTATATGCTAAATGCAAGTTCGGTGCTCAGTGCTTTGTTTAtg GTGACAGCTTCAACTCCTCCTTGGTTGCTGTTGTCTCGGTAGACCCAGATGTATTGAAAGCTTGGGCTGCAAATGAGGGCATTAAG TACAATGATTTAGAAGAATTGTGCAGCGACCCAAGAACAAGGGCCGCTGTCTTGGCTGACTTGGATGCCCTTGGAAGGGAAGCTCAG CTGAGAGGTTTTGAATTTGCAAAAGCTGTGACTTTGGTGCATGAACCCTTCACTATGGAGAATGGTTTGCTCACACCAACATTCAAG ATCAAGAGACCTCAAGCAAAGGCGTATTTTGCGAAAGCGATAGCTGACATGTACGCCGAGCTTTCAACGTCTGATCCTTCGCCCCAGAAACTGTTGTGA
- the LOC131321643 gene encoding probable membrane-associated kinase regulator 1 — MGRPIPDEKPTTTPTRSSKTLPSSPTHSSLSSSSSEFEFMTISLSPRKSSASATADDLFYKGQLLPLHLSPRLSMVRSLLLSSSSTSSSATTVTSSSRPSTSSSRPSSATDSDTSSSSRPSSVTADDELKRLKYTSSSSTSTTHFKKPNKYLSSLSRFSSVFRVKDNKVRGPENMSGSSVKRAKEVFRKYLKKVKPLYNKLSSSSQKHQQSIPTNYSGNLSLSLTSDGLVKEREKDSGHGSLSHSFSGNLMYPRKKVSATSCPSSMRSSPNHSGLLYRNGLPAMMNPVRDSSSMEELQSAIQGAIAHCKKSMVENKISMVSGEI, encoded by the coding sequence atGGGGAGGCCAATCCCAGATGAGAAACCCACCACTACCCCAACCAGATCATCCAAAACCCTCCCCTCCTCCCCCACCCActcctccctctcctcctcctcctccgagtTCGAATTCATGACCATCTCCCTCTCCCCTCGCAAGTCCTCCGCCTCCGCCACCGCCGACGACCTCTTCTACAAGGGCCAGCTACTCCCCCTCCACCTCTCCCCCCGCCTCTCCATGGTCCGCTCCCTccttctctcctcctcctctaccTCCTCCTCCGCCACCACCGTCACCTCCTCCTCCCGcccctccacctcctcctcccgCCCTTCCTCCGCCACCGACTCcgacacctcctcctcctcccgcCCCTCCTCCGTCACCGCCGACGACGAACTCAAACGCCTCAAGtacacctcctcctcctccacctccaccacccaCTTCAAAAAGCCCAACAAGTACCTCTCATCCCTCTCCCGATTCTCGTCCGTTTTCCGGGTCAAGGACAACAAAGTCCGCGGTCCGGAAAACATGTCAGGATCCTCCGTCAAACGCGCCAAGGAGGTCTTCCGCAAGTACTTGAAAAAAGTGAAGCCATTGTACAACAAGCTGTCGTCATCGTCGCAAAAGCACCAGCAGAGCATCCCAACCAACTACTCGGGgaacctttctctctccttgaCGTCTGATGGATTGGTcaaggaaagagaaaaggatAGCGGTCATGGGAGTCTGTCGCACTCTTTCTCGGGTAACTTGATGTACCCGAGAAAGAAAGTCTCGGCCACCAGCTGCCCGTCCTCGATGAGATCGTCGCCGAACCATTCCGGTCTCCTGTACCGGAACGGATTACCGGCGATGATGAACCCGGTCAGGGATTCGTCGTCGATGGAGGAGCTGCAGAGCGCGATTCAAGGAGCAATAGCACATTGCAAGAAGTCTATGGTTGAGAATAAGATCAGTATGGTTAGTGGTGAGATTTGA
- the LOC131321644 gene encoding long chain acyl-CoA synthetase 6, peroxisomal isoform X2, whose protein sequence is MDTSAQRRLRAIQNHLTSTAAGNDERSLLRPNNTAGEFFSEQGYSAVLPEKLQTGKWNVYRSAWSPLKLVSRFPDHPEIGTLHDNFVHSVETFRDYKYLGTRIRVDGSVGEYKWMTYGEAGTARSEIGSGLVYRGIPKATSVGLYFINRPEWVIVDHACSAYSYTSVPLYDTLGPDAVKYIVNHAVVQAIFCVPETLNILLSFLSEIPSVRLIVVVGGIDELLPSLPSTTGVEVLSYSKLLGEGRSNPQPFCPPKPDDVATICYTSGTTGTPKGAVLSHGNLIADVAGSSLAVKFHSSDIFISYLPLAHIYERANQVTCAHYGVAVGFYQGDNLKLMDDMATLRPTIFCSVPRLYNRIYSGIMNAVKTSGGLRERLFNAAYNAKKQAILNGKIPSPMWDRLVFNKIKGKLGGRVRLMASGASPLSPDVMDFLRVCFGCHVLEGYGMTETSCVITSMEEGDNLSGHVGSPNPACEVKLVDVPEMNYTSEDRPYPRGEICVRGPIVFRGYHKDEVQSREVVDEDGWLHTGDIGLWSAGGRLKIIDRKKNIFKLAQGEYIAPEKVENVYAKCKFGAQCFVYGDSFNSSLVAVVSVDPDVLKAWAANEGIKYNDLEELCSDPRTRAAVLADLDALGREAQLRGFEFAKAVTLVHEPFTMENGLLTPTFKIKRPQAKAYFAKAIADMYAELSTSDPSPQKLL, encoded by the exons ATGGACACGTCAGCTCAACGCCGCCTCCGCGCCATTCAAAACCACCTCACCTCCACCGCCGCCGGCAACGACGAGCGGTCTCTTCTCCGACCGAACAACACCGCCGGCGAGTTCTTCTCCg AGCAGGGGTATAGTGCAGTGCTTCCAGAGAAATTGCAGACTGGGAAGTGGAATGTGTACAG ATCTGCATGGTCTCCTTTGAAGCTTGTTAGCAGGTTTCCAGATCATCCTGAAATTGGTACCTTACATGACAATTTTGT GCATTCAGTTGAGACTTTTCGGGACTACAAATACTTGGGTACACGAATTCGGGTCGATGGTTCAGTTGGAGA GTACAAGTGGATGACATATGGAGAAGCAGGTACCGCTCGGTCAGAAATTGGTTCTGGTCTAGTATATCGGGGTATACCAAAGGCGA CTTCAGTTGGGCTGTATTTTATCAACAGACCAGAGTGGGTAATTGTTGATCATGCGTGTTCGGCTTATTCGTACACTTCGGTGCCTTTATATGACACTCTTG GTCCAGATGCTGTTAAGTACATTGTAAACCACGCTGTTGTGCAAGCCATATTTTGTGTTCCCGAGACATTGAACATT TTGTTGAGTTTCTTGTCTGAGATTCCGTCTGTACGTCTTATAGTG GTGGTTGGAGGGATCGATGAACTTCTGCCATCACTTCCGTCGACCACGGGAGTTGAAGTTCTTTCATATTCAAAGCTACTTGGTGAG GGCCGCAGTAACCCTCAGCCTTTTTGCCCTCCAAAGCCTGACGATGTTGCTACTATTTGCTATACAAGTGGAACAACTGGGACTCCAAAG GGAGCTGTATTGTCTCATGGAAACTTGATTGCGGATGTTGCTGGGTCAAGTCTTGCCGTCAAATTCCATTCTTCGGATAT TTTTATATCATATCTTCCTTTGGCTCACATATATGAGCGGGCTAACCAGGTCACCTGTGCGCATTATGGAGTTGCTGTTGGGTTCTACCAGGGA GACAACTTGAAACTAATGGATGATATGGCTACTTTAAGACCTACTATATTCTGCAGTGTTCCTCGGTTGTACAACAGAATATATTCTGG GATTATGAATGCTGTGAAGACATCTGGTGGTCTGCGAGAGAGGTTATTTAATGCTGCCTATAATGCTAAGAAGCAGGCTATATTGAACG GGAAGATTCCATCTCCCATGTGGGACAGGTTggtatttaataaaattaaggGAAAGCTTGGAGGAAGGGTTCGTTTAATGGCATCAGGCGCTTCACCCTTGTCTCCTGATGTAATGGACTTCCTGAGGGT GTGTTTTGGTTGTCATGTTCTGGAGGGATATGGTATGACTGAAACTTCATGTGTTATAACCTCTATGGAGGAGGGCGACAATCTTTCTGGCCATGTTGGCTCTCCTAATCCTGCTTGCG AAGTAAAGCTTGTAGATGTTCCAGAAATGAATTATACATCCGAGGATCGGCCCTATCCACGGGGTGAAATCTGTGTGCGAGGTCCCATCGTATTCCGTGGCTACCATAAAGATGAAGTGCAATC GAGAGAAGTAGTTGATGAAGATGGGTGGCTTCATACAGGGGACATAGGGTTGTGGTCAGCTGGAGGTCGCCTAAAGATAATTGATAG GAAGAAGAACATATTTAAGCTGGCACAGGGTGAGTACATAGCTCCTGAGAAAGTTGAGAACGTATATGCTAAATGCAAGTTCGGTGCTCAGTGCTTTGTTTAtg GTGACAGCTTCAACTCCTCCTTGGTTGCTGTTGTCTCGGTAGACCCAGATGTATTGAAAGCTTGGGCTGCAAATGAGGGCATTAAG TACAATGATTTAGAAGAATTGTGCAGCGACCCAAGAACAAGGGCCGCTGTCTTGGCTGACTTGGATGCCCTTGGAAGGGAAGCTCAG CTGAGAGGTTTTGAATTTGCAAAAGCTGTGACTTTGGTGCATGAACCCTTCACTATGGAGAATGGTTTGCTCACACCAACATTCAAG ATCAAGAGACCTCAAGCAAAGGCGTATTTTGCGAAAGCGATAGCTGACATGTACGCCGAGCTTTCAACGTCTGATCCTTCGCCCCAGAAACTGTTGTGA